The Candidatus Schekmanbacteria bacterium RIFCSPLOWO2_02_FULL_38_14 genome includes a window with the following:
- a CDS encoding radical SAM protein, translating to MKMLLTSIFGPFGVDDQYGEKENKMELFHNQVTREQGVFSYRFNHASHGLYFIAENIDVPTTVLDFPTLRRFKKELKKGYDYIGISFIVSNFEKAKKMAQLVREISPDSKIVLGGHGVNIPNIENMIEHDFICYGEGLGFLRNLFNEDQNKPIKHPLSYSSFNREVMGVPWAANGGILITGVGCSNKCRFCSTSHFFGEYIPYLKTGKEIFDVCCEYEDKLGITDFGVLDENFLKSKDRALELLEIMEKEGRYFAFAIFSSAETLADIGDLDILVRLGINFIWIGVESKKEIYEKNKGTDFHNLFKELKRRGISVMASAILFLEDHDKETIWDDIKFVTSLNPDYLQFMQLVPVPGTTLYKNYKEKEKLLPDVPLLTQHGQKNICFHHEHFTPDESNEFLKEAFIFDYQKNGPSLIRAIQTSLQGYEYCINHTDPRIKLRVGKFKSMLEMMRCFLFGSRIFCQNDVTKNMLAEIRKTYNKLLGKTSIKTFALSLIFTLFSVKEYLRITFFTDVRQPKTFYKKIDKSILKSAEQETAPDGNYASLQCER from the coding sequence ATGAAAATGCTGCTTACATCTATTTTTGGCCCATTTGGCGTTGATGATCAATATGGTGAAAAAGAAAATAAAATGGAGTTATTCCATAATCAGGTAACGCGGGAACAAGGTGTTTTTTCGTATCGCTTCAACCATGCCAGTCACGGTCTGTATTTTATCGCAGAAAACATAGACGTTCCAACTACGGTGCTGGATTTTCCGACGCTGAGGCGTTTCAAAAAGGAATTGAAAAAGGGGTATGATTATATAGGCATAAGTTTTATTGTGTCGAATTTTGAAAAAGCCAAGAAGATGGCGCAACTTGTCCGGGAAATCTCGCCTGATTCAAAAATTGTATTAGGGGGACACGGCGTTAATATACCAAATATTGAAAATATGATCGAGCATGATTTTATCTGCTACGGTGAAGGTCTTGGCTTTTTGAGGAATCTTTTTAACGAAGACCAGAACAAACCAATAAAACACCCCCTGTCATACAGCTCATTCAATCGTGAAGTCATGGGAGTGCCCTGGGCAGCAAATGGCGGTATTTTAATAACAGGAGTCGGATGTTCGAATAAATGCCGTTTTTGCTCTACGTCTCATTTTTTTGGTGAATACATTCCGTACTTAAAAACAGGAAAAGAAATTTTTGATGTTTGCTGCGAATATGAAGACAAACTCGGCATAACTGATTTTGGGGTTCTTGATGAAAACTTTCTGAAATCCAAGGATCGCGCGCTTGAGTTATTAGAAATAATGGAGAAGGAAGGACGATATTTTGCATTTGCTATTTTCAGTTCAGCAGAAACCTTGGCTGATATCGGAGATCTCGACATACTTGTGCGGCTGGGTATTAATTTCATCTGGATCGGGGTTGAATCAAAAAAGGAAATATATGAAAAAAACAAGGGAACAGACTTTCATAACCTTTTCAAAGAACTTAAGAGAAGAGGCATTTCGGTTATGGCTTCTGCCATCCTTTTTCTGGAAGACCATGACAAGGAAACAATTTGGGATGATATAAAATTTGTAACGTCCTTAAATCCTGATTATCTTCAGTTTATGCAGCTGGTACCAGTTCCGGGGACGACGCTTTATAAAAATTATAAAGAGAAAGAAAAACTCCTTCCTGATGTTCCGCTTCTTACTCAACACGGGCAGAAGAATATTTGCTTTCATCATGAGCACTTCACTCCTGATGAATCAAATGAATTTCTCAAGGAAGCTTTTATTTTTGACTACCAAAAGAACGGTCCGTCTTTAATCCGGGCAATACAGACATCACTACAGGGTTATGAATATTGCATTAATCATACGGATCCAAGAATAAAGCTAAGGGTTGGTAAATTTAAATCAATGCTGGAAATGATGAGGTGTTTTCTTTTTGGTTCGAGAATATTTTGTCAAAATGATGTAACAAAAAATATGCTTGCTGAAATTAGAAAAACTTATAACAAACTCCTGGGAAAAACTAGCATTAAGACATTTGCTTTATCGCTGATATTTACCCTGTTTTCTGTTAAAGAGTATTTAAGAATTACTTTTTTTACAGATGTGAGGCAACCAAAAACATTTTATAAGAAAATAGATAAAAGCATATTGAAATCTGCAGAACAGGAAACTGCACCTGACGGCAATTACGCTTCCCTCCAATGCGAAAGATGA